The DNA window AGACTCCATCGTATACACCGACATTGCCCGCGACGGCATGATGCAGGGTGTGAATGTTGAAGCTACCGCAGCTTTGGCGGAGCAGGGCGGTATTCCGGTGATTGCATCCGGCGGTGTCACCAACATGGACGACCTCAAGCGTCTGGCCACTGTGGCCGACAAGGGTATCTTGGGCGCAATCACTGGTCGTGCCATTTACGAAGGTACGCTGGATGTTGCAGAGGCCCAAGCCTACTGTGACAGCTTGAACAACTGAGGAAGCACCATGGCATTGGCAAAACGCATCATTCCCTGCCTCGATGTCGACAAAGGCCGCGTGGTTAAAGGCGTGAATTTTGTGGATATCCGTGATGCCGGCGATCCGGTGGAAGTGGCTCGGCGCTACAACGAGCAGGGTGCAGACGAAATTACGTTTCTGGATATTACGGCCAGTCACGAAAGCCGCGACACCACCTACGAGACCGTAGAGCGGATGGCGGCCGAAGTGTTTATCCCGCTCACCGTTGGCGGCGGTGTGCGCACTGTAGACGACATTCGGAACCTGCTAAACGCCGGTGCTGACAAGGTTTCGATCAACACCGCTGCGGTGTTCAATCCGGAGTTCGTGCGCGAAGCTGCAGATCGATTTGGCCGCCAGTGCATTGTGGTGGCCATTGATGCCAAGCAGGTCAGTGCCGAAGGTGAGGAGCCTCGCTGGGAAATCTTCACCCACGGTGGCCGTAAGCCGACCGGTTTGGATGCCGTTGAATGGGCGGTAAAGATGGTCGAAATGGGGGCAGGTGAGCTGCTGCTGACCAGCATGGATCGTGACGGCACCAAGATTGGTTTCGACCTTGGCTTAACTCGTGCGATCAGCAATGCGGTATCCGTGCCGGTGATCGCCTCCGGCGGAGTGGGTGAGCTACAGCACTTGGCCGATGGTGTTACCCAAGGTGGTGCCGATGCTGTATTGGCGGCCTCTATCTTTCACTTCGCTCAGCACACCATTCCCGAAGCCAAAGCCTTTATGAAGGCTCAGGGCATCGAAGTCCGCGATTAATTGCCCTTGGCGTAAGCAGGTCGAATGGCCTGTTTTTCGCCTTCGGCAAACATCTCTTGATTGTCATTGCGAATTGCCCAAACCCCTCGGACGGTCGCAATGGCAATGCCTTGCTCATCCAGTTCTGGCAAATGCTTTTCTAAGTAGTCCACCGTTACTGTGTGCGGATGGCCAATGCCGATAGCGGTGCCTTTCTTTTTGGCGGTTTCGATTAACCGCTGAAACTGCTGGTCAACAAACTCTTCGGTTTGTTCGTGGTCCAGGAACACGTCACGGGTCAAGCTAGGAATTTGATAGGAACTGGCCATGCTTCCGGCGACGGAACTGGCGATGGTGCGGCTATCCACAAAGTACACCGGGTAACGACTCAGCTCTTTCATCACCCAGTCCATCGGCTGCATCTGTTGGGTTAGTAAACTGCCCATGTGGTTGTTTACGCCCGTTACGTGAGGAATGGACTGAAGTGCGCGCCGGAGTGTGGTGGTTACGGCGGCTTCATCCATGTCGGGTGTCAGCCCGCCCGGACCCAGGTCGAAATTGCGGGTATTCGCCATAGGAGCATGCAGCATAACCTCCTTGTCGTTCGTATAAGCCTCTTTAGCAAGGCGTACGGTGTGGCGACGATAAGGTAGGAACGCCAAGGTCAGCGGCTGGTCCAGTTGCACCAATCGCTGACCTTCATGCAGGTTGTGGCCGACGTCATCAATGATGATGGCGATGGTCGGAGGCATGGCTTCTCCGGGTGCCGCGCTGTGGGCAGCACTCGAGCCGAAAACCAGTGCTGCCGCAAGCCATAAACTACCAAGGCATTTGTTCACTGCGCGCTGTCCTTGCTGCCAGACAAAATGCTCATGCCCTTCAGAAGGTTCAGGGCAGAGCGCAGCTGGTAGTCCCGGTTTTCTGCAGACTCTCGTGTTTGCTCTTTCTTCGCGCGTTCCTGGCGGGCTTTCTCTTCATCCTCGCCTTCCAAGTGACCACTCAGATCTGCCTCGGTAAAGAGTGGGCGGCTGTCCAGTTCAGTCAGTTCGGCAGGCCGAACTTCAATGTCTGGCGTGATGCCTTTAGCCTGAATAGAGCGGCCATCTGGCGTGAAGTAGCGCGCAGTCGTCATTTTGATGGCGTGGGTTTCGTCCAACGGAATGATGGTTTGAACACTGCCTTTGCCAAATGACTGGGTGCCCATCACCACGGCTCGTTTGTGATCTTGCAGGGCGCCGGCCAGGATTTCCGAGGCCGAAGCGGAACCGCCGTTAATCAGAACCACAATCGGAGTGCCTTCCATCAGGTCGCCTTTCTTGGCGCTGAATCTAAGACGGGAGCTTTGAATTCGGCCTTCGGTGTAGACAATCAGACCGCTGTCGAGCAGAGCATCCGAGACCGCAACGGCGGCTTGAAGAACTCCGCCGGGGTTATTGCGCAGGTCTATGACAAGGCCTTCTAGGTCCTGGCCATAATCCTCTTCCAGTTTGCTCAGGGCTTGCCGGAACTGACGGCCCGTCTCAGCTTGGAATTGGGTAATGCGAACGTAGCCGTAGCCGGACTCCAGCATGCGGGATTTTACACTGGTGACTTTGATGATATTCCGGGTGACATCAATCTCGATCGGCGCGTTCTGGCCCTCGCGCATGATCGTCAGCGTGAGTACCGTGCCAGGCTTTCCGCGCATCAGATTAACGGCTTCTTCCAGGGACATGCCTTTAACCGGCTTTTCATCGAGCTTGATGATCAAATCGCCGGCTTGTACTCCGGCTTTCTGTGCCGGAGTGTCGTCGATGGGGGAGATCACTTTTACGAAGCCGTTTTCCATGCCCACTTCAATGCCCAAACCACCAAACTCACCGGAGGTGCTTTCTTCAAGCTCTTCGTAGTCTTTCGGAGCGAGATAGGTTGAATGAGGGTCTAAGTCGGAGAGCATACCTTTGGTCGCGCTTTCAAGAAGCTCGCTGTCGGAGACTTCTTCAACGTAAGCGCCTTTGATGCGGGCGAACACTTCGGTGAACTTGCGCAGATCTTCCAGTGGAAGTTGCTTTTCTGGGTCCGGTAATTTCAGCTCAACTCGCTGCCCGTCTTGCAGGCCTTGGATCACCTGGTGAGGTTGGGTGTCATTGTCTTGAGCACCCGCCAGTCCGGGAAGGGTGAAGAAACAGGTGGCCACGAGAGATAGAGAACGCAATGGTGAATTCTGGAGAAAGCTTGGGACCCGTTTCATTCACATATCCTGTTTTGTTTCCAATAGTTGGACGGGAAAGTTGTTTGCCACAGTATGGCGTTCACAAGAACGTTTGTCAGCCTTTCAGTTCTCAGCTTAAAGTTTGTTTAGCCACGTGCGCGGATTGACCGGTTTACCATTTTTACGCACCTCAAAATAAAGCGCTGGATCTTGGGTGCCTCCGGTACGGCCCGCCAAAGCGATGGTTTGACCAGGGGTAACCCAGTCACCCGGAGACGCGAACAGGCTGCTGCTGTGCCCATACAGCGTCATGTAACCATCACCGTGATCGATGATCGTCATCAGTCCAAAGCCTCGCAGCCAATTGGCAAAAACAACTCGGCCATGGTGCACTGCGGTTATTTCAGCCTCTTCCTGGGTGTTGATGATCATGCCGTTACGGCGAAGTTTGCCATCGGCGTAAAGGGCGCCGTATTGGCTGACCACTTTCCCCTGCACGGGCCAGCCCAGTTTGCTGCGTTGTGATTTGAAGGGTCGCGATTCGTTGGGAGAAGGAATGTTGGCGATCGCCTGCTGAACTTCCTCAAGCAGTTTTTCGAGCCGTTCCTGATCGGCTTCAAGGGTCTTCTTTTCACTGCGACGGTCTTTGATGTCGCTCTTAAGGGCCACCAGTGTTTTGCTTCGCTCTTTACGGCTCTCGGCGAGGCGGTTTTGCCGCTGTTCCAAGCCGGCTTCGGTGTTGGCCAACTCAACCCTTGTAGCTTGGACTTCAGCGCGGGCCGCTTTAAGTTCACGAAGACTTTTCTGAAAGGCTTCCAGTCGCTCGACGGTATCTTTACTCAGATACTCGTAATAGGTCATGGTGCGAGCGAGGTTGCCCGGCTCTGTTTCGTTCAACAGAACCTTTAAAGCAGGGGCTTCGCCTTCCATCCAGGCCGCCCTGATTTGTTTCATCAGGCTTTGGCGCTGAACGTTCAGGGTGTTAGCGAATTCGGTTTCTTGCTTTTTCAGCGATTGCAGGCGGGATTTCTGCTCTTCGGCCTGTTTGCGAAGTTCCCGGCGCTCCCGGGTAAGTTTGCCGATGTTTCGTTCGGTGGTGGCGAGTTGCTGTTCCAGTTTAGAACGGTCTTCTTCTGCATCGGCCAGCCACTCATCGATGTTGGCGATGCGATTTTTAAGCGCTTCGACCTGTTCGGGCGTGACGTCTTGCTCAGCGTGCAACGGCGCAGCCCCCAACGTGAGGGCCAGCGCCAAGACAAAAAGACGTTTCAAAATACTCGCCGTTATACTAATCAGCCTATTTCAGCCAGATTTTGGCCGGTCATCTCTTCCGGCGCTTTATCACCCATGAGGGTCAGCAGCGTAGGGGCAATGTCGCTCAGGCTGCCGTTGTCTTTCAGGGTGATGGCGCGCGGGCCGGTGTAGACCAACGGCACCGGACCAATGGTGTGGGAAGTGTGAACCTGGCCTGAGTTGGGATCCGTCATCTGCTCACAGTTACCGTGGTCTGCTGTGATCAGGGCTTCACCACCCACCTCGTCCAGTGCTTCAACCACGCGCTGAACGCACTGGTCGAGACATTCGGCTGCTTTGATGGCCGCGTCCAGTTTTCCGGTATGACCAACCATGTCGCCGTTGGCGTAGTTGCACACGATCAGATCGAACTTGCCGCTCTTGATGGCTTCTACCAATTTATCGGTGACTTCCGGAGCACTCATTTCCGGTTGCAGGTCATAAGTGGCGACTTTCGGCGATGGCACCAGAATACGGTCTTCGCCTTCAAACGGAGTCTCCATACCGCCATTGAAGAAGAAGGTAACGTGGGCGTATTTTTCGGTTTCGGAGATGCGCAGCTGGGTTTTACCCAGTTTCGCCATGTACTCGCCCAGGCCGTTGCTTAGCTGCTCGGGCGGATAGGCGCAAGAGGTTTTAATGTCGGCGGCGTATTCCGTCAGCATGACGAAATCAGCCAGTTCGGGGTGCTTGCGGCGATCGAAGCCGTCGAAATGCGATTCTACAAACGTGCGTGTCATTTCGCGGGCGCGGTCAGCGCGGAAATTCATGAACAGAACGGTGTCACCATCGTTAATGGTGCCTTCCGCTTGGCCATCTTTATGAATACGAGTCGCTTTCACGAATTCGTCATTCTCGCCGCGCTCGTAGGCTTGCTCCAGTGCAATGACTGGGTCTGCACAAGTGAACTCGGCTTCGCCCAGAGTCATGACGTTATAGGCGGTTTCGACCCGGTCCCAGCGGTTGTCGCGGTCCATGGCGAAGTAGCGCCCAACGATGCTGGCAACGCGGCCAACGCCGAGACTTTCCATTTTAGCCGTGGCTTTTTCCAGTGAGGGGCGTGCACTGCGGGGAGGCATGTCGCGACCGTCCAGGAATGCGTGGATGTATACCTCTTTTGCGCCACGCGCGGCCGCGAGTTCAGCGGCAGCCAAAATATGATCTTCGTGGCTGTGTACACCGCCTGGAGATAGCAGGCCCATTAGATGCACCGCTTTGCCGTTGTTGGCCGCTTTGTCGATGGCGCTGCACAGGGCTGGGTTGTTTTGGAACTCGCCGTCTTCCAAATCTTTGTCGATGCGCGTCAGACTCTGATACACCACCCGGCCAGCACCCAGGTTCATGTGGCCAACTTCCGAATTACCCATCTGGCCTTGTGGCAGACCGACAAACATACCTGAGGTGTTGATCAGGGTTTTCGGCTGGTTCTGCCAGAGCTTGTCCCAAAATGGAGTGTTGGCGTTCGAAATGGCATTGTCATCAGCCGGGTCACGGTGGCCCCAGCCGTCGAGGATAATCAGTGCAGTGGGCTTGCGCGTCGCGGTCATCGTATTGTCCGATTGGTTGTAGATTGAACGAATAAAAAGTGGCGTAGATTGTAACCGTTTTCAATTGTGCAGGCCACGCAGTAACGCATAGCGCTGCTCGCCTTCTTTGAGCGGGTGTGGGTGTGTATAATCCGGCCAAACTAATTTTCAGGGTAGCGCTCCATGGATCGTTTGTTTGAGTTCGTTGTTAATCACTACATTCTGGTATCAATTTTTGTCGCGCTGATTCTGGCGATTTTGGCCCTTGAGTCTCGCCGCGGTGGCGCAAAAATATCCGCCCAGGGCGCGGTCACTTTGATTAACCGGGAAGAAGCCGTGGTTCTGGACATCCGCGACCGCAAAGACTTCGGAGAAGGGCGTATTACCGGTTCGATCAACATTCCACTTAGCGGCTTGAAAGATCGACTGAACGAGCTGAATAAACACAAAGAAAAGCAGATTGTGGTGGTCGATAAAATGGGCCAACACTCCGCAATGGCCGTTAAACAGCTTAAAGAAGCTGGGTTTTCAGACGTTGTTCGCCTGAACGGCGGCATTGCTGACTGGAAAGCCAGTAACTTGCCCGTGGTTAAGAAGTAATAGGGCTTGATCTGATCGGCGATCTATCGCACTGTTTCACATTACTTGTACGGGGCAGGCGGTAGACTGTCCCGACAAAGCGTGACTAGGACAATGGGCCGAGCCCATGCGACGAAATAAAAACGAAAGGACGGATCATGGCTGAGAATCAGCAAGCCGCAGGCAACGAAAACCAGAACCAACCCCAGTTTGCCCTTCAGCGTATTTACGTGAAGGACCTCTCTTTTGAATCACCGAATGCACCGATGGTGTTCCAGGAGCAGTGGAAACCGCAGGTAAATCTGGACCTGAACACCTCGCACACCAAAGTCAGCGACAATCAGTACGAAGTGGTGCTGTCGATGACTGTGACTGCCAAACTGGATGAGAAGGTTGCCTACATCGTTGAAATTCAGCAGGCGGGTGTTTTCATGGTAGACGGCATCGAAGGGCCTCAGCTTGGTCAGATGCTGGGTGCGTACTGCCCGACGATCCTGTTCCCATATGCCCGTGAAGCCATTGATGGCGCTGTTGGTAAAGGCAGCTTCCCGGCCCTGATGTTGGCACCGGTAAACTTTGATGCCATTTACGCTCAGGCATTGAAGAAAAAGCAGGAAGAAGCGGCTGGAGAGGCCGGAGCAGAGCAAACGCACTAACGTTCAAGTGCTTTCAGTTGACAAAAAAACCGGCTAAGGCCGGTTTTTTTGTGCCTGTTTGATTTTTGTCAATAATCAGTTGACGCAACACGCAAACTAAACAATAATCGTTCGCATTACGATTATTGGTGTTGGTCTATGTTTGACAAAAAACAGGTGGTTTTCTGCTTACCGTTTGCGCTGGCGCTGCTGGGAAGTGTCGGGACAGCGGAGGCCGAGGCCTTGTATCTGGACGAGCTGGTGGTGACCGGAACTCGCAGCGAACGCTCGCTGCTTGATACGCCAGTGCGGACTGAAGTAGTCACGGGCCGGGAGCTGAAGCGCACCCACGCTCGTAGCTTGAAGGAAGCTTTGCAGTATGTGCCGGGGCTTCAACTGCGGCAAATCCACGGCAAGCCTGGTTATGAAGTTTGGCTGCAAGGTGTCGAAGCTGATCGTGTATTGGTTTTGATTGACGGTATGCCCATGACCGCCACTACGGGCTCAGCGACGGATGTGAGCCAGCTATCGGTTCTGGATATTGAAAAAATTGAGGTCGTAAAAGGCGCCGTCTCAGCCCAATACGGCAGTTCGGCCATCGGGGGCGTTGTCAATGTAATTACGAGCCAGCCCGAATCTGGCTTGTCGGGGGAGCTTACTGTTGATGCGGGCACCTACGGCGATCAAAACCCCTCCGGCGACGCAGCCGATCCCGGTCGTTACAGTGCTCGTGCGACCGTCCAGGGTGGTGGGGAACGGCTGGCGCTAAGGCTATCGGCATCGCATCAGCATTCGGACGGCGTTGATCCCGATCCGGAAACCTGGTCGCAACCTGGCGACGAGTATGATCGGACAGATCTAAGCCTGCGGGCTGATTGGGAGCTGACGGACGAGCATCGACTCAGTGCGGCGATCGCTCGTTTTGAGGAAGAGTCCGAATCTCGATATCGCCTAGCTCCTCCGGTGAACACGGACCAAGGCAAGCTGGAGACGGTCCAGAGAACCCGGTATTCCCTCTCTGGGGACCACGGCTTCACTAGCGGTGTAAATGCAGGTTGGTCTGCCATCCACGAAACGCTCAACGACGATACTTTGAAGTATTCCGCGGTCAGCCGCTTTGATGACCGGCGGGCTGAGTCAACTTTATCCAAGCTGTCGGCAGATGTCGGACGTTCACTGGGGGGACGTCATTATTTGCAGGGCGGAGTGGATTTCAGCAAAGAGACTCTTGATCAGACTATTGACTCCGCATCCGAGTTAAACGGACGACAAGAGCGTGAAGGCCAAGAGATTTGGTTTCAGGATACCTGGATGCCCACGGAGAAACTGGAGCTCGTTCCCGGCGTTCGAATCCAAAACGATTCCAGTTTCGGAATCCATACCGCACCCAAGCTCAACGCTCGCTACGATCTTTTTCAGACCAACAGCTTAAGCGCGTTTATCCGAGCGGGGGCCGGCGCCGGCTATCGGGTCCCGAACCTGAAAGAGCGGTACTTCGTATTTGATCACAGTTCCTTGGGTTACATCGTGATGGGCTCGGAAAGCCTTAAACCGGAGGAATCCGTGAGCTACCAGCTTGGGGCCGGCGTGTCCCGTGGGCGCTCCGCTTGGTTAGAAGTCAATGCGTTCTACAACGACATAGAGCAGTTGATCCAAACCTCCGAGACCGGTGTGGTCAACAATGGTGTGGCCGAATATCGGTACGAAAACATTGCTCAGGCCCGGACCTGGGGCTTCGAAACAACAGCTGGCTGGGAGCCGGCAGCGCCTTGGCGTTTCACCGCGGGCTACACCTATACCCGAACCGAAGACAAGCAAAGCGGCGATGAACTGAATAAGCGACCCCGCCATCAGGCCAACTTGGGCATCGATGGTCCTTTGGCGTTACCGGGTCTAACGTGGAGTGCCCGTGTTCGTTACCAGAGTGATGAGTTCACCAACGCCTCCGAGAACCGCAAATCCCCCGCCTATACCACCGCTGATCTCAAGCTGAATTATCAGTTCTCTGAACAAGTACGGCTGTTCGCCGGGGCTGACAACATCACCAATGAGCAACGGGACTTTTCCGATGCAGATGAAGATTTGAGGCCCGTCGCAGGGCGTTTTGCCTACGCAGGGTTGACGGTTTCGTTCAGCAAATAGCCCCACCACCCTTAACGATAAAAGACTAAAAGGAGATTACCGATGACACTTTTTGATGCTCGACCACCAGTGGTTTTACTGACCGCGCTCATGCTGGGAGCCTGTGGAGGCAGCGATAGTGACAACAACATAGCCAGTGTCGATGCTGATGAAGAGGTTGAGCAGAACGGAATATCGTCAAAGCAACTGCCGGCTGGAACTGGGACGGTTTACCTCAATTTGGAAACTGGTGCGCTTGTGGAACAAAGCGGCGACTGGCACATCGCGGCGAACCGTCTGAGCTTTCAGCTCAACGGTGGAGCTTCAGGCGATGGTGCCGTCGGCGGTGCAATCGCTGTTGAACAGAATGATTTTTACGACGCTGAAGGCGAACCTGATGTCAGCGTGTTTACTAATGCCACGGCCAATTCGGAGGAAGAGCACCTTCTAGGTGTTTTTCAATCGCCTGACGACTGGCAGCAAGATGGTTTTAACAGTGCTTTTGGCGATTCTGACGGTTGGTCGATTTACGATTTCGCTACCGGGGTGATTTCCGAGAAAAGTGATGTCGGTTATCTGGTGCGGTCTGCGGAAGGGGATAGTTATGCTCGCATGCGGGTAGCGGAATTCAATTTTCCTACCCGGGCGGGCAATGGCATAGAGAGTTTTAGGTTCGAGTTTGATGTCCAAGCTGCCGGGGCGAGTCAGTTCAACTCTGCGCCTGTTGTCTTCGAAACGCCCTCAGATTTTGACGGAGCAGACGCCTGTTTCGATTTTGATGCCGCAGAGATCGTCGATTGCGCTGCCAGTTCAGCCTGGGATGTCCAGGTAGGCTTCTCCGGGCGAGATTGGTACCTGAAGTCAAGTAGTAGTGCGTCGGGACAGGGCGGGGCTGCTGGCCCGATGTCTTGGACCGAGTTAGCGTCCTATAACGCGGACCCCGGTGTTCCTCAGCTGTACACCAGCGACTCGACAGGAGGCGTCTTGTCAGAGTATCCCTGGTACGCCTACAACCTGACTGATCAACACAAAATCTGGCCGAATTTTCGTACTTTCCTCATCAAGTCTGATATCGAGAACGATGCCTCGAGTGTCTGGGCGCTTCAGGTCGTTGGTTATTACGACGAGAGCGGAGCCAGTGGTCAGCCTATTGTGCGCTGGTTAGAAGTAAATCCTGAACAAATCGAGGAGTAAGGCATGGAAACGGCCATATTAGAAAACGCTGTGATCGAAAAGACGCTGGCGGAGCGGTGGGAAACGTTGGTATCGAAACAGCCGAATTTGAGGATTCGGTCGGCGGCCGAGGCATTGGGTGTTAGCGAAATGGAATTGGTGCGGTTGCGCGGAAAGGATGCTTTGACCCCGCTTCAGACTCGCTTTCCAGAGCTTCTTGCAGCAATGGAAAACGTGGGCCCTGTCATGATCCTGACGCGTAATGACGAGGTGGTCCACGAAGTGACAGGCTCCTTCAAAGGTTTTACCACAGGTAAATCCGGTGTCATGGGGCTGGCTGTAGGCGAGATCGACATTCGGGTGTTTTTCACCCATTGGGTGTGGGGTTACCGGGTTCAGGAGCAGGTACGCTCTGGTTGTCGAGAGAGCCTTCAGTTCTTTGACCGATATGGTGCTGCGGTATTCAAGATTTATCGGGTCGCAGAAACCGATGGGACTGCCTGGTCAGAACTGATTGAGACGTTTGCCGCTGAGCGCCTGGAAAGCTTCGCGCCTTGCGGCAAGCGCCCGGTGCCTGAGCGTGTGTCGGTTGAGAGTGTTGATGTGGATACGCTGCGTGACGGATGGCAAAACCTGAAAGATGTTCACCATTTTCATGCCTTGTTGAAACGCACCGGAGCAGATCGACTGACGGCTTTGGAGCTGCTCAGAGGCGAGTGGGCGACTGAGTTAAAGACCGCCGGTGCTGAGGTACTGGATCATCTGCTTGAGCTGTTGCGGGATAACGGTTGCCCCAGCATGTTTTTCGTGGGGAACCCGGGCATTGTTCAGATTTTTACCGGACAAGTTGTCAATGTGAAACGTTCGGGGCCTTGGATGAACGTGTTGGATCCAAATTTCAATCTGCACGTTAACACGGCGCAAATCGAGTCCTGGTGGCTGGTTCGCCGGCCATCTTCGGACGGCATCATCACTTCTGTCGAGGCTTTCAATGCACAGGGTGAGTTGGTGCTTACGGTATTTGGCGAGCGTAAACCAGGGATTCCGGAATCCGAACTCTGGAGAGAGCAGGTGGCCACTTTGGAGGTTGTTGCATGAGAGGTCGGATGCTTCTGATCGCATTATGCTGGCTGACCCCGGCGTTGGTTCAGGCTGAACCGACGCGAGTGGTGACGGCCGATGGTGCAATTACGGAAACCGTTTATCGGCTCGGATTAGAGTCGATGCTGGTGGCGGTCGACACCACGAGCGGATACCCGGAAGAGACGCAAACGTTGCCCAAGATCGGTTATCTCCGGGCACTGCCTTTCGAAGGCGTGTTGGCAATGAGGCCGGACGTGCTTATTACGACTGAACAAGCGGCCCCCCAAGAAAATCTGGATCGGTTGGCCAAGGCTGGCATTCAAATAGAAACGCTGCCGATGGCGTGGACACCGGAGGCTTCGCTGGAGCGGATTTTAACCGTTGGCGAGATACTGCACGCACGTACCGAGGCTAAAGATCTGGTTGCCGAGCTTTCATCCGAGATCAGTCGGGTGCAGCAGTCTGCGGCCAATCGCGGGAGCCGTCCCAGAGTGTTGTTTATTCTGGCAGCGGGTAATCATTCAGTATTGTTGGCAGGGCAAGACACAGCCGCTTCCGCATTGCTGGATGCCGTGAATGCAGAAAATGCTGTGACAACGATTCAGGGTTATAAGCCAGCGAGCAGGGAGGCTATTCTGGCTTCGCAGCCGGATGCCATTGTCATTGCAGAATCGACGCCGGGTCAGTTTGATATCAGTAACTGGCAGGAGCTTGCGCATCTGGATGCCTGGAAGTCAGGGCACCGAATGGTGGCCGACAGTATGTTTCTTCTGGGATTTGGCCCTCGATTGCCTGAAGCACTGGATGCTCTGAACCGGGTTTTGCCTTCCAATGCAGCTGTGGTGAGCGATGATTCGTGACGCAGCTGGCCGCTTCGGCCACACCCCGGCTTTGATCATTGTGGTGTGTGCGGCCGTATCGGTCGCTTTGTTGTCGGTCGCCAGCGGGGCATACCCGCTGGCGATACCTGATATTTTGAAGGTGCTCGGTGGCCGGGAAGCCAGTGATCCAGTGGCCTCTCTGGTGCTGCTAGAGGTTCGTATGCCCAGATTCCTGCTAGGGTTTCTGGTAGGGGCCGTACTGGCTGTTTCGGGGGCTCTGCTCCAAGGATTGTTCCGCAACCCGTTGGCTGATCCAGGCCTGATAGGGGTCTCCGCAGGCGCTTCCTTGGCCGCCATCATGGTCATAGTGTTGGGCAGTACCTGGCTGGGGGAATGGCTGGAATTTGCGGGCGAGTGGGCCTTGCCTATTGCGGCATTTTTCGGGGGTAGTGCGACAGTGTTTCTGGCATGGCGAATTGCTAATCGCGGCGGGCAAACGCAGGTAGCAACATTGTTGCTTTCGGGAATTGCGATTAATGCAATCGCAGGGGCGGCCACAGGCTTGCTGACGTTTTACGCCACTGATGACGAGCTGAGATCGTTGACCTTCTGGACCATGGGTAGTTTGGGGCATGCCGGTTGGGATGAGCTGGTGATCGGCGCACCGTTTATGATTCTGGCGCTGATAGTGTCTCCGTTCTTAGCGCGACCTCTGGATGCGTTTCTTTTGGGGGAGTCAGTCGTTGGGCATCTTGGTTACCCCGCTAACACCGTAAAGAAAGCAGCGATTTTGGTCGTTGGGCTGGGAGTGGGTGCAGCGGTTGCGGTCAGTGGTTTGATTGGTTTTGTCGGATTAGTTGTGCCGCATCTGGTTCGACTGGTGTTGGGCGCCAGTCATCGCGTGGTGCTGCCGTTTAGCGCTTTGATTGGCGGCACGCTTCTGGTGGCTGCGGATTCACTGGCACGGATTTTGGTAGCACCGGCGGAATTGCCTATCGGACTGATGATGGCACTGATTGGAGGCCCATTCTTTCTTGGGTTGTTGATGCGGCGGAAGATAGTTTAATGACTTTGCGAGTTAACAATCTCAGTGTGTCACTGGGCGGCGTGACGATTGTTCGAGAGATCAATCTGGTGCTGGAAACAGGCGA is part of the Marinobacter sp. JH2 genome and encodes:
- the secB gene encoding protein-export chaperone SecB, which produces MAENQQAAGNENQNQPQFALQRIYVKDLSFESPNAPMVFQEQWKPQVNLDLNTSHTKVSDNQYEVVLSMTVTAKLDEKVAYIVEIQQAGVFMVDGIEGPQLGQMLGAYCPTILFPYAREAIDGAVGKGSFPALMLAPVNFDAIYAQALKKKQEEAAGEAGAEQTH
- a CDS encoding ABC transporter substrate-binding protein; translated protein: MLLIALCWLTPALVQAEPTRVVTADGAITETVYRLGLESMLVAVDTTSGYPEETQTLPKIGYLRALPFEGVLAMRPDVLITTEQAAPQENLDRLAKAGIQIETLPMAWTPEASLERILTVGEILHARTEAKDLVAELSSEISRVQQSAANRGSRPRVLFILAAGNHSVLLAGQDTAASALLDAVNAENAVTTIQGYKPASREAILASQPDAIVIAESTPGQFDISNWQELAHLDAWKSGHRMVADSMFLLGFGPRLPEALDALNRVLPSNAAVVSDDS
- a CDS encoding ChuX/HutX family heme-like substrate-binding protein, which codes for METAILENAVIEKTLAERWETLVSKQPNLRIRSAAEALGVSEMELVRLRGKDALTPLQTRFPELLAAMENVGPVMILTRNDEVVHEVTGSFKGFTTGKSGVMGLAVGEIDIRVFFTHWVWGYRVQEQVRSGCRESLQFFDRYGAAVFKIYRVAETDGTAWSELIETFAAERLESFAPCGKRPVPERVSVESVDVDTLRDGWQNLKDVHHFHALLKRTGADRLTALELLRGEWATELKTAGAEVLDHLLELLRDNGCPSMFFVGNPGIVQIFTGQVVNVKRSGPWMNVLDPNFNLHVNTAQIESWWLVRRPSSDGIITSVEAFNAQGELVLTVFGERKPGIPESELWREQVATLEVVA
- a CDS encoding HmuY family protein; translation: MTLFDARPPVVLLTALMLGACGGSDSDNNIASVDADEEVEQNGISSKQLPAGTGTVYLNLETGALVEQSGDWHIAANRLSFQLNGGASGDGAVGGAIAVEQNDFYDAEGEPDVSVFTNATANSEEEHLLGVFQSPDDWQQDGFNSAFGDSDGWSIYDFATGVISEKSDVGYLVRSAEGDSYARMRVAEFNFPTRAGNGIESFRFEFDVQAAGASQFNSAPVVFETPSDFDGADACFDFDAAEIVDCAASSAWDVQVGFSGRDWYLKSSSSASGQGGAAGPMSWTELASYNADPGVPQLYTSDSTGGVLSEYPWYAYNLTDQHKIWPNFRTFLIKSDIENDASSVWALQVVGYYDESGASGQPIVRWLEVNPEQIEE
- a CDS encoding TonB-dependent receptor; protein product: MFDKKQVVFCLPFALALLGSVGTAEAEALYLDELVVTGTRSERSLLDTPVRTEVVTGRELKRTHARSLKEALQYVPGLQLRQIHGKPGYEVWLQGVEADRVLVLIDGMPMTATTGSATDVSQLSVLDIEKIEVVKGAVSAQYGSSAIGGVVNVITSQPESGLSGELTVDAGTYGDQNPSGDAADPGRYSARATVQGGGERLALRLSASHQHSDGVDPDPETWSQPGDEYDRTDLSLRADWELTDEHRLSAAIARFEEESESRYRLAPPVNTDQGKLETVQRTRYSLSGDHGFTSGVNAGWSAIHETLNDDTLKYSAVSRFDDRRAESTLSKLSADVGRSLGGRHYLQGGVDFSKETLDQTIDSASELNGRQEREGQEIWFQDTWMPTEKLELVPGVRIQNDSSFGIHTAPKLNARYDLFQTNSLSAFIRAGAGAGYRVPNLKERYFVFDHSSLGYIVMGSESLKPEESVSYQLGAGVSRGRSAWLEVNAFYNDIEQLIQTSETGVVNNGVAEYRYENIAQARTWGFETTAGWEPAAPWRFTAGYTYTRTEDKQSGDELNKRPRHQANLGIDGPLALPGLTWSARVRYQSDEFTNASENRKSPAYTTADLKLNYQFSEQVRLFAGADNITNEQRDFSDADEDLRPVAGRFAYAGLTVSFSK
- a CDS encoding iron ABC transporter permease — its product is MIRDAAGRFGHTPALIIVVCAAVSVALLSVASGAYPLAIPDILKVLGGREASDPVASLVLLEVRMPRFLLGFLVGAVLAVSGALLQGLFRNPLADPGLIGVSAGASLAAIMVIVLGSTWLGEWLEFAGEWALPIAAFFGGSATVFLAWRIANRGGQTQVATLLLSGIAINAIAGAATGLLTFYATDDELRSLTFWTMGSLGHAGWDELVIGAPFMILALIVSPFLARPLDAFLLGESVVGHLGYPANTVKKAAILVVGLGVGAAVAVSGLIGFVGLVVPHLVRLVLGASHRVVLPFSALIGGTLLVAADSLARILVAPAELPIGLMMALIGGPFFLGLLMRRKIV